Proteins encoded in a region of the uncultured Paludibaculum sp. genome:
- a CDS encoding tetratricopeptide repeat protein: MACIPRVSSGQTPAQPTAIESIKESFDRKHWQRVVDLARGQPTGDADIDYYQGVALAQLGQWEAARTILLRGRGLWPRDARFPVELGGVTFKLKRYAEAARWLRRGLYLNPGDAYAIDFLATIYYLQGNLEAALEYWNRIGKPRIGGVQLEPALRLDPVLLDSAFTFAHGGTLSLSDLLTTRARVRGLGIYPSFDLRLNARQDGAFDVAFNAIERNGWGKSTVEGVISTLRGIGYQTVFPEYFNAGGSAINVTSLVRWDAQKRRLMAGVSAPLSGGSRYRFQAGVDGRNENWDLRPSFTGPAPILGSLNLRRTAVSGNVTSFRAGGWSWSTGTELSHRDYRNVSAGPGLPREVLLEGYQLKSITQLDHDLWRMPIHRFESRAHVSSETARIWSAPAHAFERLQGSVTSLWLPQMSGDDYAISQQFSAGRIFGRAPFDELYMLGLERDNDLWMRAHIGTRGGRKGSAPLGQNYFVSNWEMDKKIYSGIFGIKLSPFLDTGKSTDSLPGLGSGKWLWDTGVQAKIRVLGVGFRVVYGKDLRSGNNAFYLMAGR, from the coding sequence TTGGCGTGCATTCCACGGGTTAGTTCCGGACAAACTCCGGCGCAACCCACGGCCATCGAGAGCATCAAGGAATCGTTCGACAGAAAGCACTGGCAACGAGTCGTCGATCTGGCGCGGGGGCAGCCCACCGGCGACGCCGATATCGACTATTACCAAGGCGTGGCGCTGGCCCAACTGGGACAGTGGGAGGCGGCTCGCACCATATTGCTGCGGGGCCGGGGGCTGTGGCCGCGCGATGCACGCTTCCCCGTCGAACTAGGCGGCGTCACCTTCAAACTGAAGCGCTACGCCGAAGCGGCCAGGTGGCTCAGGCGTGGCCTGTACCTGAATCCCGGCGACGCCTATGCCATCGACTTCCTGGCGACCATTTACTACCTGCAAGGCAACCTCGAAGCGGCGCTTGAATACTGGAACCGGATCGGCAAACCGCGGATCGGCGGTGTGCAACTGGAGCCCGCACTGCGGCTGGACCCAGTCCTGCTGGACAGCGCGTTCACCTTTGCCCACGGCGGCACGTTGTCGTTGTCCGATCTGCTTACGACCCGCGCGCGAGTGCGGGGCCTCGGGATCTACCCGTCCTTCGACCTTCGTCTGAACGCCCGTCAGGACGGAGCCTTCGATGTGGCCTTTAACGCCATTGAGCGCAACGGCTGGGGGAAGAGCACTGTGGAAGGGGTGATCTCCACCTTGCGTGGCATCGGTTACCAGACTGTGTTTCCGGAATACTTCAACGCCGGCGGATCGGCGATCAACGTGACCTCCCTGGTGCGGTGGGACGCGCAGAAACGCCGCCTGATGGCTGGTGTATCCGCGCCGCTCAGCGGCGGGTCGAGATACCGCTTCCAGGCCGGAGTGGACGGGCGCAATGAGAACTGGGATCTGCGGCCGTCGTTCACTGGACCCGCGCCGATACTCGGTTCGCTCAATCTCCGCAGAACCGCGGTGAGCGGCAACGTGACCTCCTTCCGGGCCGGCGGCTGGAGTTGGTCCACCGGAACCGAGCTCTCCCACCGCGACTATCGCAATGTCTCCGCCGGGCCCGGCCTGCCGCGGGAAGTCCTGCTGGAGGGCTATCAGCTCAAGAGCATCACTCAACTGGACCACGACCTCTGGAGAATGCCGATCCACCGATTCGAAAGCCGGGCCCATGTCTCGTCGGAAACCGCAAGGATCTGGTCGGCGCCCGCACATGCATTTGAGCGGCTGCAAGGCTCCGTGACGTCGCTGTGGCTGCCACAGATGTCAGGCGACGATTACGCGATATCGCAGCAGTTCAGCGCGGGCCGGATCTTCGGGCGGGCGCCCTTCGACGAACTCTACATGCTCGGTTTGGAACGAGACAACGACCTGTGGATGCGGGCGCACATCGGTACGCGCGGTGGCCGCAAGGGGAGCGCTCCGCTGGGGCAGAACTACTTTGTCTCCAATTGGGAGATGGACAAGAAAATCTACAGCGGGATCTTCGGTATCAAGCTCAGTCCGTTTCTCGATACAGGCAAGAGCACCGATTCTCTGCCGGGGCTAGGGTCCGGGAAATGGCTCTGGGATACCGGCGTGCAGGCGAAGATCCGTGTGCTGGGCGTCGGCTTCAGGGTTGTGTACGGCAAGGATCTGCGTTCGGGTAACAACGCCTTCTACCTGATGGCGGGACGATAG
- a CDS encoding PA2779 family protein, with protein MKNLPVLRRVTSCVLVGLLVLPCALSAQTHVVQPTELQREVLAATSARQQNMKTINGFLSSTPQARKALGAAGIDPAQVKTAVSSLSDQELARLAARVDSAQADFAAGRMSDRDLLYVLLGIAALILIIVAVH; from the coding sequence ATGAAGAACCTGCCTGTGCTGCGCCGTGTTACCAGTTGTGTCCTTGTAGGCCTGCTGGTGCTCCCCTGCGCCCTTTCCGCACAGACCCACGTCGTACAACCCACTGAACTGCAGCGGGAAGTCCTGGCCGCGACCAGTGCGCGGCAGCAGAACATGAAAACCATCAACGGCTTCCTCTCCTCAACCCCTCAAGCCCGCAAAGCGCTGGGGGCGGCCGGCATCGATCCGGCCCAGGTGAAGACGGCTGTATCGTCCTTGAGTGATCAGGAACTGGCGCGCCTGGCTGCGCGCGTGGATTCGGCGCAGGCGGACTTCGCGGCTGGCAGAATGTCGGATCGGGACCTGTTGTACGTACTGTTGGGCATCGCTGCTCTGATCCTCATCATCGTCGCCGTCCACTAA
- a CDS encoding C39 family peptidase, translating into MLCSPAQVVAFMLMCGVASGSDAAGVWLDVPFVSQEKNGCGAASIAMVMRYWQHQKGQPETADALEIQRVLYSPSAHGIHATDLEQYLRQHGFQTFAVKGQWQDLKQHLEKGRPLIVALKARRNDLHYVVVTGLDWQRNLVIKHDPSARQLIKQHLADFEREWKAAGNWMLLAVPE; encoded by the coding sequence ATGCTTTGCTCGCCAGCGCAAGTTGTCGCATTCATGCTGATGTGCGGCGTGGCGTCCGGCTCCGACGCGGCGGGTGTATGGCTGGATGTGCCGTTTGTCAGCCAGGAGAAGAACGGTTGCGGTGCGGCGAGTATTGCGATGGTGATGCGCTACTGGCAGCACCAGAAGGGGCAACCGGAAACCGCCGATGCTCTGGAAATCCAGCGTGTCCTCTATTCTCCCAGTGCGCACGGGATTCACGCCACAGATCTCGAGCAGTACCTGCGGCAGCATGGATTCCAGACATTCGCGGTCAAAGGGCAATGGCAGGATCTGAAACAGCATCTGGAAAAGGGACGCCCGTTGATCGTCGCCCTGAAGGCGCGGCGGAACGATCTCCACTATGTGGTAGTGACCGGGCTGGACTGGCAGCGGAATCTCGTGATCAAGCACGACCCGTCCGCGCGCCAGTTGATCAAACAGCACCTTGCGGACTTCGAAAGGGAATGGAAGGCTGCGGGCAATTGGATGCTACTCGCGGTGCCGGAATAG
- a CDS encoding IS1634 family transposase: MPSRTGRVHVATTSRTYKGKLYQTHLLRRSFRVGSQVRHETLGNISHLPPDLIDLIRRSLAGEQFLPASQAFLVERNLPHGHVQAVLGSMYRLGLDSLLASKPCRERDLILAMIAERLLHPCSKLATTRLWHTTTLAEELRVADATEDDLYQAMDWLLARQSHIEKKLAQRHLQDGSLVLYDVSSSYYEGHTCPLARLGHNRDGKKGLPIIVYGLLTDSEGRPVAVDVYPGNTGDPTTVPDQVDKLRQRFGLSRVVLVGDRGMLTETQIGQLKQHPGLGWISALRGPAIRELVDGGSLQLSLFDETNLAEINSPVYPGERLVACFNPLLADERRRKRGELIEATEKELAKIAAQVKRRTRTPLSEAEIALKVGRVLNRYKVAKHFELNIADGVFAWTRREESIRRESQLDGVYVVRTSEPESRCSAPDAVRRYKSLAQVERAFRSLKGMDLRIRPIHHRTEDHVRAHILLCMLAFYVEWHMRRDLAPLLFQDEELSRDRTRRDPVAPAECSASAQRKKLERVTADGFPVHSFETLLRELATRCRNTCRIPSDPSATTFQQLTEPTALQARALRLLGL; this comes from the coding sequence ATGCCATCCAGAACCGGCCGGGTTCATGTGGCCACCACTTCCCGGACCTACAAAGGCAAACTCTACCAGACCCACTTGCTCCGCCGCTCCTTCCGCGTCGGCTCCCAGGTCCGCCACGAAACTCTCGGCAACATCTCCCATCTCCCGCCCGATCTCATCGACCTCATTCGTCGCTCTCTCGCCGGTGAGCAGTTCCTCCCCGCCTCCCAAGCTTTCCTCGTCGAACGCAACCTCCCTCACGGCCATGTCCAGGCCGTGCTCGGCTCCATGTATCGCCTCGGCCTCGATTCGCTGCTGGCCTCTAAACCCTGCCGCGAGCGCGACCTCATTCTCGCTATGATCGCCGAACGTCTTCTGCACCCCTGCTCCAAACTCGCCACCACTCGCCTTTGGCACACCACCACTCTGGCCGAGGAACTCCGTGTCGCCGACGCCACCGAAGACGACTTGTACCAGGCCATGGACTGGCTGCTGGCCCGTCAGTCGCACATCGAAAAGAAACTCGCCCAGCGCCATCTCCAGGACGGCTCCCTGGTGCTCTATGACGTCAGCAGCAGTTACTACGAAGGCCACACCTGCCCCTTGGCGCGACTCGGCCACAACCGCGACGGAAAGAAGGGACTGCCCATCATCGTCTACGGCCTGCTGACCGACAGTGAAGGCCGCCCCGTGGCCGTCGACGTTTATCCCGGCAATACCGGCGATCCCACCACCGTTCCCGATCAAGTGGATAAGCTCCGCCAACGTTTCGGCCTGTCCCGCGTGGTTCTGGTGGGCGACCGCGGCATGCTCACCGAAACGCAGATCGGCCAGCTTAAACAGCATCCCGGACTCGGTTGGATCTCGGCCCTGCGCGGGCCGGCGATTCGCGAACTGGTCGACGGCGGAAGCCTGCAACTGTCCCTGTTCGACGAAACCAATCTGGCCGAGATCAATTCGCCCGTCTATCCCGGCGAGCGCCTGGTGGCCTGCTTCAATCCGCTGCTGGCCGACGAGCGCAGGCGGAAGCGAGGCGAGCTGATCGAGGCCACCGAGAAGGAGTTGGCCAAGATCGCCGCCCAGGTCAAGCGCCGCACGCGCACTCCGCTCAGTGAGGCCGAGATCGCGCTGAAAGTGGGCAGGGTCTTGAACCGCTACAAGGTCGCCAAACACTTCGAGCTCAACATCGCCGATGGCGTCTTCGCCTGGACCCGGCGAGAGGAATCGATCCGGCGCGAAAGCCAACTGGACGGCGTCTACGTGGTGCGCACCAGCGAGCCCGAGAGCCGTTGCTCGGCCCCGGACGCGGTACGCCGCTACAAGAGCCTGGCGCAGGTGGAGCGCGCCTTCCGCAGTCTGAAAGGAATGGATCTGCGAATCCGCCCCATCCATCACCGCACCGAGGACCATGTGCGGGCGCACATTCTGCTCTGTATGCTGGCCTTCTATGTGGAGTGGCACATGCGCAGAGATCTGGCTCCTTTGCTGTTTCAGGATGAGGAACTCAGCCGAGATCGAACTCGCCGCGATCCGGTTGCGCCGGCTGAGTGCTCGGCTTCGGCTCAGCGGAAGAAGTTGGAACGTGTCACCGCCGATGGCTTCCCCGTCCACAGCTTCGAGACTCTGTTGCGAGAGCTTGCCACGCGCTGCCGCAACACCTGCCGCATTCCTTCCGACCCAAGCGCCACAACCTTCCAGCAACTCACCGAACCCACTGCTTTGCAAGCCCGTGCCCTCCGACTCCTGGGTCTGTAG
- a CDS encoding beta-L-arabinofuranosidase domain-containing protein: MTRRMLLGAATAVAPSLPRLFGAPAAPAAPAVNAFSRRYRLTIDRVRGKGIPEYSRKLVLADAIPEAGRRFTEFSGDVSGRYIGALASVAADRKEEFPELRPLVAELIGLQKPQGYFGASFPAEGVSKQDMALLWGNGRLLIGLLEYARQSHDAQALATAKKLGDFVVRIAPELNSEKTRAQFESGAFAMGYICWTQIIEGMVELHRVTGTPRYRSVAEEMARRTERRPSEHSHGFLTSLRGVVDLYEATGDRAFLDRAEGEWKGVIESGNLLTPGSIPEAWKPKAHRTEGCAEADWLRLSLRLWGLTGKTQYLEQAERTLFNEFAMNQFDTGDFGHRVVSRTGSPLGGTDEGGGTARAWWCCTLHGLRAFPDVRAHIFRAQGDRLSYDLPMEGTGEAGGCRFVAESALESAALVRIAVQEASAKAVPLMIRKPSWTQAVRLTVNGAPLTAEIQGGYHGIRRTWKVGDQVEIRYDMRPRVERVDGDAQVTLWHGPWLLGIDEMRNPSFFDEPMNSNRLTVPVLPDGSAELQRDGAPAAGPFSVAQARFRVSYLPGGYPMSPGTAMLSPVAEQTGFRSSAWEYTFQLAGSRAK; this comes from the coding sequence ATGACCCGAAGAATGCTGCTGGGCGCCGCGACCGCGGTAGCTCCGAGCCTGCCTCGATTGTTCGGCGCGCCTGCCGCGCCCGCCGCTCCGGCTGTGAACGCGTTCAGCCGCCGCTACCGCCTGACCATCGATCGAGTCCGCGGAAAAGGAATACCCGAGTACTCGCGGAAACTGGTGCTGGCCGATGCGATTCCCGAGGCCGGGCGGCGGTTCACCGAGTTCAGCGGCGATGTCTCCGGGCGGTATATCGGCGCGCTGGCGTCCGTTGCGGCGGATCGGAAGGAAGAGTTTCCGGAACTGCGTCCGCTGGTGGCCGAGCTTATCGGGCTGCAGAAGCCGCAGGGGTACTTCGGCGCCTCGTTTCCCGCTGAGGGCGTGTCGAAGCAGGACATGGCCCTGCTGTGGGGGAACGGGCGTCTGTTGATCGGACTGTTGGAGTACGCCCGGCAGTCACACGATGCCCAGGCATTGGCGACCGCGAAGAAACTTGGCGATTTCGTCGTGCGCATTGCGCCGGAGCTGAATTCGGAGAAAACTCGCGCTCAATTTGAGTCCGGCGCCTTCGCCATGGGCTACATCTGCTGGACCCAGATCATAGAAGGCATGGTGGAACTGCATCGGGTAACCGGGACGCCGCGGTACCGAAGTGTTGCCGAAGAGATGGCGCGGCGGACGGAGCGCCGGCCCAGTGAGCACAGCCATGGGTTTCTCACCTCGCTGCGCGGAGTCGTCGATTTGTATGAGGCCACCGGCGATCGGGCATTCCTCGATCGTGCGGAAGGCGAGTGGAAAGGCGTCATAGAGAGTGGCAACCTGCTGACCCCGGGCAGTATTCCGGAGGCGTGGAAACCCAAGGCGCACCGTACGGAAGGTTGCGCAGAGGCGGATTGGCTGAGGCTGAGCCTGCGCCTGTGGGGCCTGACGGGCAAGACGCAATATTTAGAGCAGGCGGAACGGACCCTGTTCAATGAGTTCGCGATGAATCAGTTCGACACCGGTGATTTCGGTCACCGCGTTGTTTCGCGGACCGGGTCGCCGCTTGGCGGCACGGACGAAGGCGGAGGAACAGCCCGCGCCTGGTGGTGCTGCACGCTGCATGGCCTGCGGGCGTTTCCTGATGTGCGCGCCCACATCTTTCGTGCGCAGGGCGACCGTCTCTCGTATGACCTGCCGATGGAAGGCACCGGTGAGGCGGGCGGATGCCGGTTCGTGGCGGAGTCCGCACTGGAGTCGGCTGCATTGGTTCGAATCGCCGTTCAGGAGGCAAGCGCGAAGGCCGTACCACTGATGATCCGGAAGCCGTCCTGGACGCAGGCGGTGAGGCTCACTGTGAACGGAGCTCCGCTGACGGCGGAGATCCAAGGTGGGTACCACGGCATCAGGCGCACGTGGAAGGTGGGCGACCAAGTCGAGATCCGGTACGACATGCGGCCACGAGTGGAGAGAGTGGACGGAGACGCGCAGGTCACGCTGTGGCATGGTCCGTGGTTGCTGGGGATCGATGAGATGAGGAATCCGAGTTTCTTCGATGAACCGATGAACAGCAACCGGCTCACTGTGCCGGTGCTGCCGGACGGTTCAGCCGAGCTGCAGAGAGATGGGGCGCCGGCGGCGGGTCCGTTTTCAGTGGCGCAGGCGCGGTTCCGTGTCTCGTATTTGCCGGGAGGCTACCCGATGAGCCCTGGAACCGCGATGCTGAGTCCGGTGGCGGAACAGACCGGGTTCCGCAGCAGCGCCTGGGAGTATACGTTTCAGCTTGCCGGCAGCCGCGCGAAATAA
- a CDS encoding M81 family metallopeptidase, which translates to MHRRSFLKGASLAAFTTAAATAQTPPRDLRIAYGGIAIECSTYSRLLTRLDEFTILRGEELSASARFKFLKRYPVTFMPTLVASAVPGGPVERKTYETIKAEFLKRLAALMPLHGLYLPMHGAMFVEGMQDAEADWYQAARKLVGPDCLISASYDLHGNISQTIIDNLDMLSAFRTAPHIDREETMLRATDMLMHCLREKIRPTLMWAPVPVLMPGERSSTEWEPGKRLWAQLPALNRESGILDVSMLVGYVWADEPRSTASVVVTGTAPANQRKVATNLAQQYWDARKQFQFGTETCTVDECVQRAMAAKTQPAILADSGDNPTGGGNGDQATVLESLLRHKAQHVVFAGITDRPATEACYKAGVGARITLSIGATLDPKASKPVKAEAIVKHLLADAKPARREAVVEIQGITLVLSAYRRPYHDIKDFTRFGLEPKSFKIIVVKSGYLSPDLAPIANPSLMALSDGSINQDIVHLPANRYRRPSYPFVDNLTFTPKVYGSARNKS; encoded by the coding sequence ATGCATCGCCGCTCCTTTCTCAAAGGCGCTTCTCTCGCCGCCTTCACCACCGCCGCCGCCACGGCTCAAACGCCGCCGCGCGATCTACGCATCGCCTATGGCGGCATCGCCATCGAATGCAGCACCTATAGCCGCCTGCTGACCCGTCTGGACGAGTTCACCATCCTCCGCGGCGAGGAACTCTCCGCCAGCGCTCGGTTCAAGTTTCTAAAACGTTACCCCGTCACCTTTATGCCGACTCTGGTCGCTTCCGCGGTCCCCGGCGGCCCCGTCGAGCGGAAGACCTACGAGACGATCAAAGCTGAGTTCCTCAAGCGCCTCGCAGCGCTCATGCCTCTGCACGGCCTCTACCTGCCCATGCATGGCGCCATGTTTGTCGAAGGCATGCAGGACGCCGAGGCCGATTGGTATCAGGCGGCTCGCAAGCTGGTTGGGCCGGACTGTCTCATCTCCGCCAGCTACGACCTCCATGGCAACATCAGCCAGACCATCATCGATAACCTCGACATGCTGTCCGCGTTCCGCACCGCGCCCCACATCGACCGCGAAGAGACCATGCTTCGCGCCACAGACATGCTCATGCACTGCCTGCGCGAGAAGATCCGCCCGACCCTGATGTGGGCGCCGGTCCCCGTTCTCATGCCCGGCGAGCGCAGCAGCACCGAGTGGGAACCAGGCAAGCGCCTCTGGGCGCAACTACCCGCGCTCAATCGAGAGTCCGGCATCCTCGATGTCAGCATGCTGGTCGGCTACGTCTGGGCCGACGAGCCCCGCTCCACCGCATCGGTCGTCGTCACGGGCACGGCTCCCGCCAATCAGCGCAAAGTCGCCACGAACCTCGCGCAACAATACTGGGACGCGCGCAAGCAGTTCCAGTTCGGCACCGAGACCTGCACGGTGGACGAATGCGTGCAGCGCGCCATGGCTGCCAAGACCCAGCCCGCGATCCTGGCCGACTCCGGCGACAACCCCACCGGCGGCGGCAACGGTGATCAGGCCACGGTTCTAGAATCGCTGCTCCGTCACAAAGCGCAGCACGTCGTCTTCGCCGGCATCACCGACCGGCCCGCCACGGAAGCCTGCTACAAAGCCGGTGTCGGTGCGCGCATCACCCTGTCCATCGGTGCCACTCTCGACCCCAAGGCAAGCAAGCCGGTCAAGGCGGAAGCCATCGTCAAACACCTGCTTGCGGATGCGAAGCCGGCCCGCCGCGAGGCAGTTGTCGAGATCCAGGGCATCACGCTCGTCCTGTCGGCCTACCGCCGCCCGTACCACGACATCAAGGACTTCACCCGCTTTGGCCTGGAGCCCAAATCCTTCAAGATCATCGTCGTGAAATCCGGTTACCTGTCCCCGGACCTGGCGCCCATCGCGAATCCCAGCCTGATGGCGCTCTCCGATGGATCGATCAACCAGGACATCGTCCATCTCCCCGCGAACCGCTACCGCCGGCCGAGCTACCCGTTTGTCGACAACCTGACCTTCACGCCGAAGGTCTACGGCTCCGCCCGCAATAAGTCCTGA
- a CDS encoding BrnT family toxin: MAKAKDPLATCTGFEWDDGNTAKNWERHQVATEEAEDVFFNEPLVVRSDARHSGAEKRYYALGQTSAGRRLFASFTIRRSLLRVISVRDMNRKERDIYAKHEKETGA; the protein is encoded by the coding sequence GTGGCAAAAGCCAAGGACCCACTAGCTACCTGTACAGGTTTCGAATGGGACGATGGCAACACTGCCAAGAATTGGGAACGTCACCAGGTCGCAACCGAAGAGGCAGAGGACGTGTTCTTCAATGAGCCACTGGTGGTTCGAAGCGATGCTCGTCATTCCGGCGCGGAGAAAAGATACTACGCACTCGGGCAGACATCGGCGGGCCGGCGGCTTTTTGCTTCGTTCACAATTCGCCGATCGCTGCTGCGGGTGATCTCGGTTCGGGACATGAACAGGAAGGAGCGCGACATCTATGCGAAGCACGAAAAAGAAACCGGTGCCTGA
- a CDS encoding BrnA antitoxin family protein, with protein MRSTKKKPVPDFQSEDQERAFWAEHDSTEFVDWTSATRRNFPNLKPSLRTISIRLPVSMIEDLKVLANQRDVPYQSLLKVFLAERLDKERRRA; from the coding sequence ATGCGAAGCACGAAAAAGAAACCGGTGCCTGACTTTCAGTCGGAAGATCAGGAGCGGGCGTTCTGGGCGGAACACGATTCGACGGAATTTGTAGACTGGACATCGGCAACTCGTCGCAACTTTCCCAATCTGAAGCCTTCACTTCGCACGATTTCGATCCGCCTGCCAGTCTCCATGATCGAGGATCTGAAAGTACTCGCCAACCAACGTGATGTGCCTTACCAGTCACTATTGAAGGTATTCCTGGCGGAACGTCTGGACAAAGAGCGGCGGCGAGCATAA
- a CDS encoding ClpX C4-type zinc finger protein translates to MCARNEPAGLVGGRERGCMRTIPGDNSLRCSFCGKPQSATRKLISNPRDSPRAYICDECVEVCAMIIEDDRPKSHDLPDPPSSEEAHALLSHPLASELMDCVTRWITQESLGQPASEELAQLRDVASRMLRK, encoded by the coding sequence ATGTGCGCCCGAAACGAGCCGGCCGGGCTGGTGGGTGGAAGAGAAAGGGGATGCATGCGCACGATCCCAGGTGACAATTCTCTCCGCTGCTCCTTCTGCGGCAAGCCACAGAGCGCTACCCGCAAACTAATCTCGAACCCGAGAGACTCTCCAAGAGCTTATATCTGCGATGAGTGCGTCGAGGTCTGCGCAATGATCATCGAAGACGATCGGCCGAAGTCCCACGATTTGCCGGATCCCCCGTCTTCCGAAGAGGCCCACGCGCTCCTGAGCCATCCCCTCGCATCGGAACTGATGGATTGTGTGACCCGATGGATTACCCAGGAATCCCTCGGGCAACCGGCGTCGGAAGAGCTCGCCCAACTGCGGGACGTTGCTTCCCGGATGCTTCGGAAATAG
- a CDS encoding phytanoyl-CoA dioxygenase family protein — protein MQNVVRQLESKGFAVLPDVFDQLAIEHLIDGVSQIEPQSGVRTRTGVYAVRNLLELSPAAATLAASGTLRSIVEEYLAPAAFPVRGTLFDKTEGANWLVPWHQDLTICVEGRIDVPGYGPWSTKAGVWHVQPPASVLEQMLSVRIHLDDCREDNGALRVLPGTHRLGRLDAEEIARLQGSRPSTLCAVGAGGVLLMRPLLLHASSAATKAAHRRVIHIDYARSPLDGGLVWRAAALSRQP, from the coding sequence ATGCAGAACGTTGTACGACAGCTCGAGTCAAAGGGATTTGCCGTCCTGCCAGATGTCTTTGATCAGCTAGCAATCGAACATCTGATCGATGGCGTTTCCCAGATCGAGCCGCAGAGCGGGGTACGCACGCGAACCGGTGTTTATGCTGTTCGAAATCTCCTGGAGTTATCGCCGGCTGCTGCCACGTTGGCCGCTTCGGGCACCCTCCGCTCGATTGTTGAGGAGTATCTCGCGCCGGCTGCCTTTCCGGTACGGGGCACTCTCTTTGACAAAACCGAGGGAGCGAACTGGCTCGTACCTTGGCACCAGGATCTGACAATCTGCGTGGAGGGCCGGATCGACGTGCCTGGGTACGGCCCGTGGTCTACCAAGGCGGGCGTATGGCACGTGCAGCCACCGGCTTCCGTCCTGGAGCAGATGCTGTCCGTCCGCATCCATCTCGATGACTGCCGAGAGGACAACGGCGCGTTGCGCGTGCTGCCCGGCACACACAGGCTGGGCCGCCTCGACGCCGAAGAAATCGCCCGGCTGCAAGGGTCGCGGCCCTCGACTCTTTGTGCGGTGGGTGCTGGCGGTGTGCTGCTGATGAGGCCTCTGCTGCTGCACGCGTCATCGGCAGCGACCAAGGCGGCTCATCGCCGGGTCATCCACATCGACTACGCACGGTCACCACTGGATGGCGGGCTGGTGTGGCGCGCTGCGGCGCTGTCACGACAACCCTGA